One region of Mesobacillus boroniphilus genomic DNA includes:
- a CDS encoding Crp/Fnr family transcriptional regulator gives MSELIKASEKIIKFKKGSFLFREGQEAKEMFVILSGKVQISKMNAEGKELYLRLCNKNDIVGELTLFTAGPRYLFNARVVEDGEAAAVNIETLEQTLFNNSRLAYQFLKWMNDHIRKTITKFRDLVLHGKKGALYSTLIRLSNSYGIEEDDGIHINVPITNQDLANYCGTARESVSRMLGELRDEGIISIHRKRIIIHDLLFLKQQIDCENCPIEFCNIE, from the coding sequence ATGAGCGAATTAATAAAAGCATCAGAAAAAATCATTAAATTTAAAAAAGGTTCTTTTTTATTCCGCGAAGGGCAGGAAGCAAAAGAAATGTTTGTTATTCTGTCCGGTAAGGTACAAATTTCAAAAATGAACGCGGAAGGCAAGGAATTGTATTTAAGATTATGTAATAAAAACGATATTGTAGGCGAACTAACTCTTTTTACAGCAGGTCCTCGATATTTATTTAATGCAAGAGTAGTTGAAGATGGTGAAGCTGCAGCGGTAAATATCGAGACCCTAGAACAAACGTTGTTCAACAATAGCCGTCTTGCTTACCAATTCCTAAAATGGATGAATGACCATATTCGAAAAACCATTACTAAATTCCGGGATCTTGTCCTGCACGGCAAAAAAGGTGCCTTGTATTCTACGCTGATCAGGCTGAGCAATAGTTATGGCATCGAAGAAGATGATGGCATCCATATTAATGTACCAATTACGAACCAGGATTTAGCAAATTATTGTGGAACTGCCAGGGAGAGCGTCAGCCGTATGCTCGGAGAATTACGTGATGAAGGAATCATCTCCATACACAGAAAAAGAATTATCATCCATGATTTACTTTTCCTAAAACAACAAATCGACTGTGAAAATTGTCCGATAGAATTTTGTAATATTGAGTGA
- a CDS encoding SCO family protein, whose amino-acid sequence MKKIYLISSLIVLIGITSGISFFLIRDANAQIPEDITLVTMDEENYTFGEETETIKLVEFIYTHCPDICPTTTQKMNLLRKDLIKEGVYGKEVQFVTITIDPYRDTPEVLRKYMDNFGLENDGNWIFLTGDPAEILEEQQKIKQVADTFQFQYRDPGNGFYVHSTFTYLIDENNKFIKKFPMGEDFNKDEVFEEIMDEI is encoded by the coding sequence ATGAAAAAAATCTATCTTATCAGCTCACTTATTGTGTTAATAGGGATTACATCAGGAATCTCATTTTTTCTAATCCGGGATGCCAATGCACAAATTCCGGAGGATATCACGCTTGTAACCATGGATGAAGAAAACTATACTTTTGGAGAAGAAACAGAGACGATTAAGCTTGTGGAATTCATTTATACTCATTGTCCTGATATCTGCCCAACGACAACACAAAAAATGAACCTGCTGCGTAAAGACTTGATAAAAGAAGGAGTTTACGGTAAGGAAGTACAATTTGTTACTATTACAATTGATCCGTACCGAGATACCCCTGAAGTTTTAAGAAAGTATATGGATAATTTCGGACTTGAAAATGATGGAAATTGGATATTCTTGACTGGTGATCCCGCCGAAATTTTGGAAGAACAACAGAAAATCAAACAGGTTGCCGATACATTCCAATTTCAGTATCGTGACCCAGGGAACGGGTTTTACGTCCACAGTACATTTACTTACTTGATTGATGAGAATAATAAATTCATAAAAAAATTCCCGATGGGGGAAGATTTCAATAAAGATGAAGTGTTCGAAGAAATCATGGACGAAATATAA
- a CDS encoding ABC-F family ATP-binding cassette domain-containing protein, whose protein sequence is MITVQNVGLRYGDRKLFEDVNIKFNPGNCYGLIGANGAGKSTFLKILSGEIEAQTGNVSMTPGERMAVLKQNHFEYEDVEVLKVVIMGHARLYEVMQEKDAIYMKADFTDEDGMKAAELEGEFAELNGWEAESEAAILLKGLGIGEELHDKKMADIGGGEKVKVLLAQALFGKPDVLLLDEPTNHLDIAAIQWLEEFLINFENTVIVVSHDRHFLNKVCTHIADLDFGKIQLYVGNYDFWYESSQLALKMQSDTNRKKEEKIKELQAFIARFSANASKSKQATSRKKLLDKISLDDIKPSSRKYPYVGFTPEREIGNDLLRVDGITKTIDGVKVLDNISFIMNKDDKIALVGKNEIAITTLFKILTGEMEPDSGTFKWGVTTSQAYFPKDNSEFFEGCDLTLVDWLRQFSPKDDSESFLRGFLGRMLFSGEEVLKKASVLSGGEKVRCMLSKMMLSGANVLLLDEPTNHLDLESITALNNGMINFKGSMIFSSHDHQFVQTVANRIMEITPAGLIDKQMTYDEYLENEELQKQIAEMYA, encoded by the coding sequence ATGATTACAGTTCAAAATGTCGGCTTGAGATATGGTGACCGCAAGCTTTTTGAAGATGTTAATATTAAATTCAATCCGGGAAATTGCTACGGCCTGATCGGCGCAAATGGTGCAGGCAAATCCACTTTCCTTAAAATCTTATCAGGTGAAATCGAAGCGCAAACAGGAAATGTTTCAATGACACCTGGTGAGCGTATGGCAGTATTGAAGCAGAACCACTTCGAATATGAGGATGTCGAAGTGTTGAAAGTCGTCATAATGGGACATGCCCGTTTATATGAAGTCATGCAGGAAAAAGATGCGATTTACATGAAGGCAGACTTCACGGATGAAGACGGCATGAAGGCAGCAGAGCTTGAAGGTGAGTTTGCTGAGCTTAATGGATGGGAAGCAGAATCCGAAGCAGCGATTCTTCTGAAAGGCCTTGGAATTGGCGAAGAGCTTCATGATAAAAAAATGGCTGATATTGGAGGCGGAGAAAAAGTAAAAGTACTTCTTGCCCAAGCTTTATTTGGTAAGCCTGATGTGCTTCTGCTTGACGAACCTACCAACCACCTTGATATCGCTGCGATTCAATGGTTAGAAGAGTTTTTGATCAATTTTGAGAATACGGTTATTGTTGTTTCCCACGATCGTCACTTCTTGAATAAAGTATGTACTCATATTGCCGACCTTGACTTTGGTAAAATTCAGCTTTATGTCGGTAACTATGATTTCTGGTATGAATCAAGCCAGCTGGCATTAAAGATGCAGTCGGATACAAACCGCAAAAAAGAAGAAAAAATCAAGGAATTGCAAGCGTTCATTGCGCGTTTCAGTGCAAACGCATCTAAATCCAAGCAGGCTACTTCCCGTAAAAAACTGCTTGATAAGATATCTCTCGATGATATCAAACCATCATCCCGTAAATATCCATACGTTGGGTTTACCCCCGAACGTGAAATTGGCAATGACTTATTAAGAGTTGACGGAATTACCAAGACGATTGACGGCGTAAAGGTTTTGGATAATATCAGTTTCATTATGAATAAAGATGACAAAATCGCACTTGTTGGGAAAAACGAAATCGCGATTACGACATTGTTCAAAATCCTTACCGGTGAAATGGAACCGGATAGCGGAACTTTTAAATGGGGTGTAACGACATCCCAGGCATATTTCCCTAAAGACAACTCTGAGTTCTTTGAAGGCTGTGACCTTACCCTGGTGGACTGGCTCCGCCAATTCTCACCAAAGGATGACAGCGAAAGCTTCCTTCGCGGGTTCCTTGGACGTATGCTTTTCTCTGGGGAAGAAGTACTGAAAAAAGCAAGTGTACTTTCCGGAGGCGAAAAAGTCCGCTGTATGCTGTCAAAAATGATGCTATCTGGAGCAAACGTCCTTCTATTGGATGAGCCTACTAACCACCTGGACCTTGAATCCATCACTGCCTTGAATAACGGCATGATTAATTTTAAAGGTTCTATGATCTTTTCATCCCATGACCATCAGTTCGTTCAAACTGTGGCGAACAGGATTATGGAGATCACTCCAGCAGGTTTGATTGATAAGCAGATGACTTATGACGAATACCTTGAAAATGAAGAGCTTCAAAAACAAATTGCAGAAATGTACGCATAA
- a CDS encoding YuzL family protein produces the protein MSNKRKKDPSTIGLNSSQVEGQGTTVSETGSRQASSSRKKQKKD, from the coding sequence ATGAGTAATAAAAGGAAAAAGGATCCTTCGACCATTGGGTTGAATTCATCACAGGTTGAAGGACAGGGGACTACAGTAAGTGAAACAGGGAGCAGGCAGGCTTCTTCATCACGAAAGAAGCAGAAAAAAGATTAA
- a CDS encoding YkuS family protein, with translation MARVGVEQSLTNISEALRERGHDVVELRSEADVQGCDCCVVSGIDSNVMGMQDVSIQGSVIEANGLSADEVCSQIDQKTGQNQ, from the coding sequence ATGGCAAGAGTTGGTGTAGAACAATCGCTTACTAACATTTCGGAAGCTTTGCGTGAAAGAGGCCATGACGTCGTTGAATTGCGCTCTGAAGCTGATGTACAGGGCTGTGATTGCTGCGTGGTTTCTGGTATCGATTCAAATGTAATGGGAATGCAGGATGTGTCGATCCAAGGATCAGTCATTGAGGCAAATGGCCTTTCCGCTGACGAGGTTTGCAGCCAAATTGATCAAAAAACCGGACAGAATCAATAG
- the modA gene encoding molybdate ABC transporter substrate-binding protein yields MRKLHIFLFTALSLFISGCADNSETNKTELTVSAAASLREVMEEAGQLYMEQNPGIRIVYNFGGSGSLQQQISQGAPVDLFFSAAEDKFDYLHSKQLIDQQHSVKLLKNELVLITQKDNKNIDSAESLASDNIERIALGTPESVPAGMYAKQALVSLQLWGDLEKKIIPTKDVRQVLSYVETGNVNAGIVYKTDALISDKVRIIPLNGKDLHDPIVYPVGVVAGTKLLNESIGFFNFLKGQEAMKIFKKYGFKAALE; encoded by the coding sequence TTGAGGAAATTACATATTTTTCTTTTCACAGCCTTATCACTCTTCATTTCAGGCTGTGCAGATAACAGTGAGACAAATAAAACAGAACTGACCGTCTCTGCCGCAGCAAGTCTCCGAGAAGTAATGGAAGAGGCCGGGCAACTATATATGGAACAAAATCCAGGAATTAGAATTGTCTACAATTTTGGTGGATCCGGTTCCCTGCAGCAGCAAATTTCCCAAGGTGCCCCCGTAGACTTGTTTTTTTCCGCAGCTGAGGATAAATTCGATTACTTACATTCCAAACAGCTTATTGATCAACAACACAGCGTAAAACTTCTCAAAAACGAGCTTGTGCTGATCACACAGAAAGATAACAAGAATATCGATTCTGCAGAATCCCTAGCTAGCGATAATATTGAAAGAATCGCCCTGGGCACTCCCGAATCTGTGCCTGCCGGAATGTACGCGAAACAAGCATTGGTTTCATTGCAATTATGGGGAGATCTCGAGAAAAAAATCATTCCCACTAAGGACGTCCGCCAGGTTCTTTCCTATGTTGAAACAGGCAATGTCAATGCTGGCATTGTTTATAAAACAGATGCACTGATTTCCGATAAAGTTAGGATTATTCCTTTGAATGGAAAAGACCTTCACGATCCTATTGTTTATCCAGTTGGTGTTGTTGCAGGAACTAAGCTTCTTAATGAGTCTATCGGCTTTTTCAATTTCCTAAAAGGACAAGAAGCAATGAAAATTTTCAAAAAATATGGCTTTAAAGCAGCATTGGAATGA
- the modB gene encoding molybdate ABC transporter permease subunit, producing the protein MSSEFWSPIKLSLEIASVSVVFVFLFGIFAARFMARRNFFGKTAVETLLTLPLVLPPTVVGFLLIVIFGINSPIGRLIEHVFGSPLIFSWWAAVIAATVVAFPLMYQSAKTGFLSIDPGAEEAARVDGANEWKVFLYVTLPLSAKTLITGLILSFARALGEFGATLMFAGNLPGKTQTAPTAIYVALESGNMQSAWLWVIAMAGISFLMLLSTSLLKQ; encoded by the coding sequence ATGAGCAGTGAGTTCTGGAGCCCGATTAAACTTTCCCTTGAAATTGCTTCAGTGTCGGTAGTGTTTGTATTTTTATTTGGCATATTTGCTGCAAGGTTTATGGCAAGGAGGAATTTCTTTGGTAAAACAGCTGTAGAGACGCTGTTAACATTGCCTTTAGTACTCCCTCCAACTGTAGTGGGATTTCTATTGATTGTCATCTTTGGTATAAATAGTCCGATCGGTAGATTAATTGAACATGTTTTCGGCAGTCCCCTTATCTTTAGCTGGTGGGCAGCTGTTATCGCTGCAACTGTCGTAGCTTTTCCATTGATGTATCAATCAGCAAAAACAGGGTTCCTGTCGATTGATCCTGGTGCGGAGGAAGCGGCAAGGGTAGATGGAGCAAATGAGTGGAAGGTATTTTTATATGTTACTCTCCCCCTTTCAGCAAAAACATTAATCACCGGGCTTATTTTAAGCTTTGCCAGAGCGCTTGGTGAATTTGGAGCAACCCTAATGTTTGCCGGAAACCTGCCCGGAAAAACTCAGACCGCCCCAACGGCCATCTATGTAGCACTTGAGTCTGGAAACATGCAATCAGCCTGGCTATGGGTAATTGCCATGGCGGGGATATCGTTCCTTATGCTCCTTTCCACTTCATTATTAAAACAGTAA
- a CDS encoding DUF4352 domain-containing protein: MKKYLQLMLAVSLLTGCSFAEAESNKESKPAETVAEKPIKKNADVYVPNPQVTDDRELKKAGDSLTDDKGKLTLKAVKEVNKTYNLDGIEYTVKDVKLLHFIPDYSLIDFFHVYTHDEEFNFVKIGVEVKNNSKESYHFGPVAMVNINDSIHKTWEDDIYLEELHGKILAGQKKQGNLGFIVDELDNLEKVEILSGDLVGKDKEKIGEPVKLVVSIK, from the coding sequence TTGAAAAAATATCTTCAATTGATGCTGGCTGTTTCATTGCTGACAGGTTGTTCATTTGCCGAGGCAGAGTCAAATAAGGAGAGCAAACCTGCTGAAACTGTTGCGGAGAAACCAATTAAGAAGAATGCAGATGTGTATGTACCGAATCCGCAGGTTACAGATGACAGGGAACTGAAAAAAGCAGGGGATTCTCTAACTGACGATAAAGGTAAATTGACCCTTAAGGCAGTAAAAGAGGTCAATAAAACCTATAATCTCGATGGAATTGAATACACAGTCAAAGATGTTAAATTGTTGCATTTTATCCCTGATTACAGCCTGATTGATTTCTTTCATGTGTATACACATGATGAAGAATTTAATTTTGTTAAAATTGGGGTGGAAGTAAAAAATAACTCCAAGGAAAGCTATCATTTTGGTCCGGTTGCAATGGTGAATATTAATGATTCAATCCACAAGACATGGGAAGATGACATTTACCTGGAAGAACTGCATGGCAAGATTTTAGCAGGACAAAAGAAGCAGGGGAATCTTGGGTTTATAGTGGATGAGCTTGATAACCTCGAAAAGGTGGAAATCCTGTCAGGGGATCTAGTTGGTAAGGATAAAGAAAAAATTGGGGAACCTGTAAAGCTTGTTGTATCTATAAAATAG
- a CDS encoding alkaline phosphatase, whose translation MIKANFKKKILPIAVLSTVAFGSLVSTFDAEAKNEEKNTSAEIKNVIFLIGDGMGVSYTSAYRYLKDNPETTEAEKTEFDKYLVGNQMTYPEDPEQNVTDSASAATAMSAGIKTYNNAIAVDNDGSEVKTVLEAAKENGKATGLVATSEITHATPASFGAHDESRKNMNAIADDYYDELVNGEHKIDVMLGGGVSNFVRNDRNLTEEFQKDGYSYVTNKQDLLNNKNEKVLGLFAPRGMDKMIDRNEETPSLEEMTKSAIERLNKDKDGFFLMVEGSQVDWAGHDNDIVAAMSEMEDFEKAYKAAIEFAKKDKHTLVVATADHSTGGYSIGADGVYNWFGAPIKAAKRTPDFMAAQIANGADAEETLKKYIDFKSVDQPELTAEEIQSVKDAVSKNDAREIDNAIEKIFDKRSHTGWTTGGHTGEDVPVYAFGPGKERFYGQIDNTDNAKNIFDIIANGKRK comes from the coding sequence ATGATTAAAGCAAATTTTAAAAAGAAGATTCTCCCGATCGCTGTTCTATCAACTGTAGCGTTCGGCAGCTTAGTAAGTACTTTTGACGCAGAAGCGAAAAATGAAGAGAAAAATACCAGTGCAGAAATTAAAAATGTTATTTTCTTAATCGGTGATGGAATGGGAGTTTCCTATACTTCTGCGTACCGCTACTTGAAGGACAACCCTGAAACAACAGAAGCTGAGAAGACGGAATTTGACAAATACCTTGTAGGTAACCAGATGACTTACCCTGAAGACCCTGAACAAAACGTAACCGATTCTGCTTCAGCTGCAACAGCGATGTCTGCAGGAATCAAAACTTATAACAATGCAATCGCTGTTGATAATGATGGTTCTGAAGTGAAGACAGTTCTGGAAGCTGCCAAGGAAAACGGCAAAGCTACTGGCCTTGTAGCCACTTCCGAAATTACACATGCAACTCCAGCTTCTTTTGGTGCGCATGATGAAAGCCGTAAGAATATGAATGCTATTGCTGATGATTATTATGATGAATTGGTGAATGGTGAGCATAAAATTGATGTAATGTTGGGCGGAGGAGTAAGCAACTTTGTTCGTAATGACAGGAACCTGACTGAGGAATTCCAGAAAGATGGTTATAGCTATGTAACGAACAAACAGGACTTGCTAAATAACAAAAATGAAAAAGTTCTTGGCCTTTTCGCCCCACGAGGAATGGACAAAATGATCGACCGCAATGAAGAAACTCCTTCTCTGGAGGAAATGACAAAATCAGCAATCGAGCGTTTGAACAAGGATAAGGATGGTTTCTTCTTGATGGTAGAAGGCAGCCAGGTCGATTGGGCTGGACATGACAATGATATCGTTGCTGCGATGAGTGAAATGGAAGATTTCGAGAAAGCATACAAAGCAGCTATCGAATTTGCAAAGAAGGACAAGCACACATTAGTCGTTGCCACTGCTGACCACTCAACTGGCGGGTATTCAATTGGTGCTGACGGCGTCTATAACTGGTTCGGAGCTCCGATCAAGGCTGCAAAACGCACTCCGGACTTCATGGCTGCTCAAATTGCTAATGGCGCAGATGCAGAAGAAACATTGAAGAAATATATTGATTTTAAGTCTGTAGATCAGCCTGAGTTGACAGCTGAAGAAATCCAATCAGTAAAAGATGCTGTTTCAAAAAATGATGCTAGAGAAATCGACAACGCTATTGAAAAGATCTTTGACAAGCGTTCTCATACTGGCTGGACAACTGGCGGCCACACTGGTGAAGACGTACCTGTATATGCTTTCGGTCCTGGAAAAGAACGTTTCTATGGACAGATTGACAACACAGACAATGCTAAAAACATTTTTGATATTATTGCAAACGGCAAGAGAAAATAA
- a CDS encoding D-alanyl-D-alanine carboxypeptidase family protein, translated as MRKFLALFMLLLISAYSFNGLVKAESGDPVLTSEAAVLMDTQSGAILFGKNEETMMYPASLTKIATAIYAIETADLDELVVVSEEIENIDGTRVYLNPGEQVSLRKLIQGMLINSGNDAALAIAIHLDGSLESYSKNINEFLESDIGVEDTHFVNPHGLFDENHYTTAKDLGLILNYAMNNPDFREIFGTKQLEWDGESWDTTILSHHRMLKGEIPYEGVTGGKTGFVDQSKQTLATTADNGQLKLTAILLKSEYKRKIYEDTIKLFDYGFTAFKTSQISKGETFTNGNLKFKASKDLLLTEPIEKGKRVVDKDGILRIENEDGEIIQSIELKPLIGKKPEVKKTAPEPKQSGLLSVNTILGAVVIVAAAGLWMVNRKQKKSRRYRSR; from the coding sequence ATGAGGAAGTTTTTGGCCCTATTTATGTTGTTATTGATAAGCGCGTATTCTTTTAATGGTTTAGTTAAAGCAGAGTCAGGTGATCCTGTTTTAACTTCTGAGGCCGCCGTTTTGATGGACACGCAGTCGGGTGCCATACTATTTGGGAAAAATGAAGAAACAATGATGTATCCTGCGAGCCTGACAAAGATTGCGACCGCCATCTATGCAATTGAAACAGCGGACCTTGATGAGCTAGTCGTTGTTAGTGAAGAAATTGAGAATATCGATGGAACTCGGGTTTATCTCAATCCTGGAGAGCAGGTTTCGTTGAGGAAATTGATCCAAGGAATGCTCATTAATTCAGGGAATGATGCTGCACTGGCAATAGCCATCCATCTGGATGGTTCTCTGGAGAGCTATTCAAAAAACATAAATGAGTTCTTGGAGAGCGATATTGGTGTAGAGGATACTCATTTTGTCAATCCGCATGGTTTGTTCGATGAAAACCATTATACAACAGCCAAGGATCTTGGCTTAATTTTAAACTATGCAATGAACAATCCGGATTTCCGGGAAATTTTTGGCACAAAACAATTGGAGTGGGATGGAGAGTCTTGGGATACAACAATTCTCTCCCATCATCGAATGCTAAAAGGTGAAATTCCTTATGAAGGAGTAACGGGTGGAAAGACTGGTTTTGTGGACCAATCAAAGCAAACCCTTGCCACAACAGCTGATAATGGCCAGTTGAAATTGACTGCCATTTTGCTGAAATCAGAATACAAACGGAAAATTTATGAGGATACTATTAAGCTATTCGACTATGGCTTCACTGCTTTTAAAACCTCTCAAATCAGTAAAGGGGAAACCTTCACAAATGGAAACTTGAAGTTCAAAGCAAGTAAGGACCTCCTTTTGACAGAACCAATTGAAAAAGGCAAAAGAGTGGTGGACAAAGACGGAATATTAAGGATCGAGAATGAGGACGGAGAAATCATTCAATCCATTGAACTTAAACCACTGATCGGAAAAAAACCGGAAGTAAAGAAGACTGCACCAGAGCCTAAACAAAGCGGGCTGCTTTCTGTTAATACTATATTAGGAGCAGTAGTGATAGTGGCGGCAGCTGGACTGTGGATGGTTAATCGAAAACAAAAAAAGAGCAGAAGATATCGAAGCAGGTGA